One Candidatus Polarisedimenticolia bacterium DNA window includes the following coding sequences:
- a CDS encoding lysophospholipid acyltransferase family protein: MEAPSTLASPDGSAPVPRGRRWYTHRFNTPLSWELILRVTPKLPRVVLVPLHHLTTTLCFLCFYRERAASRRNLRRITGKTGFAGLAVTYRLFYNFSRFMVGYAGLRGARLDQFRDRLDGLEETDRALSALIREGNGVIIATLHMGHWDLGLKLLSAYEIPTHVVMAQTDPAEVTRYAAEARDNPTLRPHHLGAPMLGVELMLALKRGELVALQTDRSAGPGEMPVSFFGGTVPLPSGPVELAIATGAPILPIFILFGRKDRFRILSSEPLRFERGAGRRDPAERQRAMQQVAAMMESIISRYPDQWFSFYDFWKNSPDPSGAQEGSHA; encoded by the coding sequence TTGGAAGCCCCGTCCACCCTCGCTTCCCCCGACGGGTCCGCCCCGGTACCGCGCGGCCGGCGCTGGTATACGCACCGCTTCAACACTCCCCTTTCCTGGGAGCTGATTCTCCGCGTCACCCCGAAGCTTCCGAGAGTCGTGCTGGTTCCTCTCCACCACCTCACGACCACCCTCTGCTTTCTCTGCTTCTATCGCGAGCGCGCCGCCAGCCGGCGAAACCTGAGGCGCATCACCGGCAAGACCGGATTCGCGGGTCTGGCCGTCACCTACCGGCTGTTCTACAACTTCAGCCGCTTCATGGTGGGCTATGCCGGCCTGCGTGGCGCGCGCCTCGATCAGTTTCGCGATCGCCTGGATGGGCTGGAGGAGACCGACCGGGCCTTGAGCGCCCTGATCCGCGAGGGTAACGGCGTGATTATCGCGACGCTGCACATGGGGCATTGGGATCTCGGTCTCAAGCTGCTCTCGGCCTATGAGATTCCCACCCACGTGGTGATGGCGCAGACGGACCCGGCCGAGGTTACCCGCTACGCCGCGGAGGCGAGGGACAACCCCACCCTGCGGCCGCACCACCTTGGGGCGCCGATGCTCGGCGTGGAGCTGATGCTGGCGCTGAAGCGCGGCGAGCTGGTGGCCCTGCAGACCGATCGCTCCGCCGGTCCCGGCGAGATGCCGGTCTCCTTCTTCGGCGGCACGGTGCCGCTGCCGAGCGGGCCGGTGGAGCTGGCGATCGCCACCGGGGCGCCCATCCTGCCGATCTTCATTCTGTTCGGCCGCAAGGACCGCTTCCGCATCCTCTCGAGCGAGCCGCTGCGCTTCGAGCGCGGCGCCGGTCGGCGCGACCCCGCCGAACGGCAGCGCGCCATGCAGCAGGTTGCGGCTATGATGGAATCGATTATTTCCCGATATCCCGATCAGTGGTTCAGTTTCTACGATTTCTGGAAGAATTCCCCGGATCCGTCCGGCGCGCAGGAGGGCTCGCATGCATGA